Proteins from one Camelina sativa cultivar DH55 chromosome 8, Cs, whole genome shotgun sequence genomic window:
- the LOC104705319 gene encoding methionine adenosyltransferase 2 subunit beta-like, producing the protein MERKTKVVIVGGTGYLGQHLLQAFAGNNGRDRYDVAFTHHSTPLSRRLVDAFPHFLAFPVDLKSSLGLNSVTQGFGQPDVVVNCAALSVPRVCEQDPAAAMSINVPTSLVNWLSTIERNKTLLIHLSTDQVYEGVKSFYKEEDETVAVNVYGKSKVAAELLIKDKCQNFAILRSSIIFGPQTVSPLPKNLPIQWIDSSLKKGDTVEFFHDEFRCPIYVKDLVNINLNLIDRWAVSDDKQMQLVLNAGGPERLSRVEMAQAVAEVRGYDLSLIKHVSASSVDRGVVSPADISMDITKLIQTLEFSPTSFKDGVRLTLESD; encoded by the exons ATGGAGAGGAAGACGAAAGTGGTGATTGTGGGAGGCACGGGCTACTTGGGTCAGCATCTGCTTCAAGCTTTCGCCGGCAACAATGGCAGAGATCGATACGACGTCGCTTTCACTCACCACTCTACTCCCCTCTCCCGCCGTTTGGTCGACGCATTCCCTCATTTCCTCGCGTTTCCTGTCGATCTCAAATCCAGTCTAGGCCTCAATTCCGTAACCCAGGGCTTTGGTCAG CCTGATGTGGTCGTGAATTGTGCTGCTCTGTCCGTCCCTCGAGTGTGTGAGCAAGATCCAGCTGCGGCCATGTCTATCAACGTGCCTACCTCTCTTGTAAATTGGTTATCAACtattgagagaaacaaaaccttGTTGATTCATCTCTCTACTGATCAAG TTTATGAAGGTGTCAAGTCTTTCtacaaggaagaagatgagactGTTGCAGTCAACGTTTATGGGAAATCAAAAGTTGCAGCAGAGCTCCTCATCAAGGATAAGTGTCAAAACTTTGCAATATTGAGAAGTAGTATCATCTTTGGTCCTCAGACTGTATCACCTCTCCCCAAGAATCTCCCTATTCAG tggaTTGATAGCTCCTTAAAGAAGGGAGACACGGTAGAGTTCTTCCACGACGAGTTTCGTTGCCCCATTTACGTTAAGGATCTCGTGAATATCAATTTGAATTTAATAGACAGATGGGCTGTCTCAG ATGATAAACAGATGCAGCTGGTTTTGAATGCTGGTGGACCGGAGAGGCTATCTCGTGTTGAAATGGCTCAAGCGGTTGCAGAAGTCAGAGGATACGACCTGTCTTTGATTAAACACGTGTCTGCATCATCG GTTGATCGAGGCGTGGTGTCACCAGCAGATATATCAATGGACATAACAAAACTGATTCAGACACTTGAGTTCTCTCCAACTTCTTTCAAAGACGGCGTTAGATTAACCCTTGAGTCTGACTGA